From one Methanobrevibacter woesei genomic stretch:
- a CDS encoding (deoxy)nucleoside triphosphate pyrophosphohydrolase, with translation MKSIEVVAAIIKKENKILATKRGYGEFINMWEFPGGKIESGETNEAALIREIKEELDADIKIDEFALTVEYTYPTFHLTMHCYICSLKDSITLLEHNDAKWLEKNEFNTVNWLPADIEVIDFLKNYL, from the coding sequence ATGAAATCAATAGAAGTTGTAGCAGCAATAATTAAAAAAGAAAATAAAATTTTAGCTACTAAAAGAGGATATGGTGAATTTATTAATATGTGGGAGTTTCCTGGTGGCAAGATTGAGTCTGGGGAAACTAATGAAGCAGCATTAATAAGAGAAATAAAAGAAGAATTAGATGCTGATATTAAAATTGATGAATTTGCATTAACAGTTGAATATACATATCCTACTTTTCATTTAACAATGCATTGTTATATCTGTTCATTAAAAGACAGCATTACCTTATTGGAACATAATGATGCAAAATGGCTTGAAAAAAATGAATTTAATACTGTAAATTGGCTTCCTGCGGATATTGAAGTTATTGATTTTTTAAAAAATTATTTGTAG
- a CDS encoding DUF3427 domain-containing protein, with product MDNINNNILDASKTAFIDKSFNSNFLFKPTFLSNDYKKGIKVLSSLKEALSTCNEFCISVAFITESGITPLLQDLKELESKNVKGKILTTDYLYFSEPKALKRLNSLDNIEVRMYKVGNDKPGLHTKGYLFKNDDFYRIIVGSSNITQNALTVNKEWNLSFSSLEEGEIARDILNEFNSLWEESDLLENSLDNYEKYYQQRKIILNQENLPKPSFNKLKPNLMQNSFIENLKEIQSEGEDKALLISATGTGKTYAAAFALQDALPNKALFLVHREQIAKQAKNSFQNVFGNTKKFGLLSGNSKDYNANYLFSTIQMMSKPEVYERFQPDEFDYIIIDEVHRAGAKSYQKIMDYFKPKFYLGMTASPDRSDGFDIYGLFNHNIAYELRLKQALEENILCPFHYFGISDNYIEGSDFNNLVSDVRVRNIIEKMEFYGYSGNRPKGLIFCSTKKEAKVLSEKFNEKGLRTKYLTGDNSQKERLEAIDRLVSDERLDYLEYIITVDIFNEGVDIPEINQIVMLRPTESPIIFIQQLGRGLRKSKGKEFVVVLDFISNYANNFMIPIALSGDRTYNKDNLRKYIMEGARVIPGNSTVNFDVISKERIYESIDKTNFKNIQLFKEKYNNLKFKLGKIPMLVDFYVHGEIDPILILEHSSLKSYYKFLSKYEVDCTYYLDDLEVKILEFISQKIANGKRPHEAIILTKLIDNLRFSIEEISNELEKHYHIFSDIDSVKSAINLLNFDFDNKDKKKFNDFRFFSDEYNISSKFLELLKNKDFKLFLNDVIKYSLLKYEEEYSDYYDDTNLVLYEKYSRRDVCRLLNWSNDESSTMYGYKIKHNTCPIFVTYHKSDDISKSTDYQDEFIDYELFSWMSRSKRTLESNELQPLINYDASKMDVHLFIKKSDGEGTDFYYMGKAEPIDAKQTTILNDNGETLPIVNFKLKLDHMAREDIFSYFHD from the coding sequence ATGGATAACATTAACAATAATATCCTTGATGCATCAAAAACTGCATTCATTGATAAATCTTTTAACTCTAATTTTCTGTTTAAACCAACATTTTTGTCTAATGATTATAAAAAAGGTATAAAAGTATTATCTTCATTAAAAGAAGCATTATCTACTTGTAATGAATTTTGCATAAGTGTTGCTTTTATTACAGAAAGTGGTATTACACCTTTACTTCAGGACTTAAAAGAACTGGAATCTAAGAATGTCAAGGGTAAGATATTAACTACAGATTACCTTTATTTTAGTGAACCTAAAGCATTGAAAAGATTAAATTCGTTAGATAATATTGAAGTTCGTATGTATAAAGTAGGTAATGATAAACCAGGATTACATACTAAGGGATATCTATTTAAAAATGATGATTTCTACAGAATAATAGTGGGCAGTTCAAATATTACTCAAAATGCATTGACAGTGAATAAAGAATGGAATTTATCTTTTTCTTCACTTGAAGAAGGTGAAATAGCTAGAGATATTTTAAATGAGTTTAATAGTTTATGGGAGGAATCTGATTTATTAGAAAATTCTCTTGATAACTATGAAAAGTATTATCAGCAAAGAAAAATTATCTTAAATCAAGAAAATCTTCCAAAACCTTCTTTTAATAAACTAAAACCTAATTTAATGCAAAATTCATTTATTGAAAACTTAAAAGAAATCCAATCAGAAGGTGAAGATAAAGCATTACTTATCTCAGCTACTGGTACTGGTAAAACTTATGCTGCTGCTTTTGCTCTTCAAGATGCATTACCTAACAAAGCTTTATTTTTAGTTCATCGTGAACAAATTGCAAAACAAGCAAAAAATAGTTTTCAAAATGTATTTGGTAACACTAAAAAATTCGGACTTTTATCTGGAAATTCTAAAGATTATAATGCTAATTACTTATTTTCAACAATTCAGATGATGTCAAAACCAGAAGTTTATGAAAGATTCCAACCAGATGAATTTGATTATATAATTATAGATGAAGTTCATAGGGCTGGTGCTAAATCATATCAAAAAATTATGGATTATTTTAAGCCTAAATTTTATTTAGGGATGACTGCATCCCCTGATAGAAGTGATGGATTTGATATTTATGGTTTATTTAATCATAACATTGCATATGAGTTAAGATTAAAACAGGCTCTTGAAGAGAATATTTTATGTCCATTCCACTATTTTGGTATTAGTGATAATTATATTGAGGGTTCTGATTTTAATAATCTTGTATCTGATGTTAGGGTAAGAAACATTATTGAAAAAATGGAATTTTATGGATATAGTGGTAATCGTCCAAAAGGATTAATATTTTGCAGTACTAAAAAAGAAGCAAAAGTATTGTCTGAAAAGTTCAATGAAAAAGGATTAAGAACAAAATATTTAACTGGGGATAATAGTCAAAAGGAACGTTTAGAAGCTATTGATAGATTAGTTTCTGATGAAAGGCTTGATTATTTAGAATATATTATTACTGTTGATATATTTAATGAGGGTGTTGATATTCCTGAAATTAATCAAATTGTTATGTTAAGACCAACTGAATCTCCAATTATTTTTATCCAACAGTTAGGTAGAGGCCTTAGGAAGAGTAAGGGTAAAGAATTTGTTGTTGTTCTTGATTTTATATCAAATTATGCTAATAACTTCATGATTCCTATTGCACTTTCTGGAGATAGAACCTATAATAAAGATAACTTAAGAAAGTATATAATGGAAGGGGCAAGAGTTATTCCTGGAAATTCCACTGTTAATTTTGATGTAATTTCAAAAGAGAGAATTTACGAATCTATTGATAAAACTAACTTTAAGAATATTCAATTATTTAAAGAAAAGTATAATAACCTAAAATTTAAGCTTGGAAAGATTCCAATGCTTGTTGATTTTTATGTTCATGGAGAAATTGATCCTATTTTAATTTTAGAACATAGCTCACTTAAGAGTTATTATAAATTTCTATCTAAATATGAAGTAGATTGTACCTATTATTTAGATGATTTGGAAGTTAAAATATTGGAGTTTATTTCACAAAAAATAGCTAATGGAAAAAGGCCGCATGAAGCAATTATATTAACTAAATTAATTGATAATTTAAGATTTTCCATTGAAGAAATATCTAATGAATTAGAAAAGCATTATCACATTTTTTCAGATATTGATTCAGTAAAAAGTGCAATTAATCTTCTTAATTTTGATTTCGATAATAAAGATAAAAAGAAATTTAATGATTTTAGATTTTTCAGTGATGAATATAATATTTCTTCTAAATTTTTGGAGTTACTTAAAAATAAAGATTTTAAATTATTTTTAAATGATGTAATTAAGTATTCTCTGTTAAAATATGAAGAGGAGTATTCAGATTATTATGATGATACCAACTTAGTTTTATATGAAAAATATTCTAGAAGGGATGTTTGTAGGCTTTTAAACTGGTCAAATGATGAAAGCAGCACAATGTATGGTTATAAAATTAAGCATAATACTTGCCCTATATTTGTGACTTATCATAAAAGTGATGATATATCAAAAAGTACAGATTATCAAGATGAATTTATTGATTATGAACTTTTCAGTTGGATGTCTAGATCTAAACGTACTTTAGAAAGTAATGAGCTTCAACCATTAATAAATTACGATGCATCAAAAATGGATGTCCATTTATTTATTAAGAAAAGTGATGGTGAAGGGACTGATTTTTATTATATGGGTAAAGCAGAGCCTATTGATGCTAAACAAACAACAATTTTAAATGATAATGGTGAAACATTACCTATTGTTAACTTTAAGCTAAAATTAGACCATATGGCTCGTGAAGATATCTTTAGCTATTTTCATGATTAA
- a CDS encoding heavy metal translocating P-type ATPase, with protein sequence MIKRVMEFLEGLKMTIISGVFLLISAIIMIFGVDVPVYLNPAWITVIISGLPLLYLAITRLIFEKWVSSALLITIAMIASLSIGELFAAGEVAWIMALGALLEDWTVERAKKGLKNLINLTPQKGRRIVNEKEEIVDVDEIKLNDTLRILPGETIPVDGVIIDGNTSVDQSVMTGESLPIDKKEKDKVFCGTMNLYGSIDIKATSIGEDSSLQKLINLVKEADNKQAPTQRIADKWATWLVPVALLIAIGAWIITGDVVRAITVLVVFCPCALILATPTAIMAAIGQATKHGVIIKSGEALEVLGGLSTLIFDKTGTLTYGKLEVSDIIPTESNLSRKDLLKLTASSELKSEHPLAKSIVSYAKDKNIELENPKDFKMYPGKGILASTSYGKILAGNAEFLSENNIKVTSEINTLLEMLRNEGKASIIIAKDSQTIGIIALSDVIREDASRIINRLHDMEINTVLLTGDHKKTADYFADKVGIKEVHGNLLPEDKLNWIEKLKVENNKVCMIGDGVNDAPALKRADVSIAMGGIGSDIAIDSADITLLGDDIGKIPYLKKISNTTLFTIKFNIGLSLVINAIAIVCSVLGLLNPVTGALVHNAGSCLVVINAALLYDRKFDKDLKEINKTPEKTVNNELEHIHMHYHDDSEHTHSHDNVEILNEIKTEKGIKHSHIHKHSYSRACEKYHNI encoded by the coding sequence ATGATAAAAAGAGTAATGGAATTCCTTGAAGGATTAAAAATGACCATCATATCTGGAGTATTCCTTCTAATATCAGCAATAATTATGATATTTGGAGTAGATGTTCCAGTTTACCTAAATCCAGCTTGGATAACCGTAATAATCAGTGGATTACCTCTACTATACTTAGCTATAACACGTTTAATCTTTGAAAAATGGGTGTCCTCAGCACTACTAATTACAATAGCTATGATAGCTTCCCTATCAATAGGCGAACTCTTTGCAGCAGGAGAAGTTGCATGGATTATGGCTTTAGGTGCACTCCTAGAAGATTGGACAGTTGAAAGAGCTAAAAAAGGATTAAAAAATCTTATTAACCTAACACCACAAAAAGGGAGAAGAATTGTAAATGAAAAAGAAGAAATTGTTGATGTAGATGAAATAAAACTTAATGACACACTTAGAATACTTCCTGGAGAAACAATACCTGTTGATGGAGTAATAATCGATGGAAACACATCTGTTGATCAGTCTGTAATGACTGGAGAATCACTACCTATTGATAAAAAAGAGAAAGATAAAGTTTTCTGTGGAACAATGAACCTTTATGGATCCATTGATATAAAAGCCACAAGTATTGGAGAGGATTCATCACTTCAGAAACTAATAAACCTTGTAAAAGAGGCAGACAATAAACAGGCACCAACACAGAGAATAGCTGATAAATGGGCTACATGGCTAGTTCCTGTTGCACTTTTAATAGCTATTGGAGCATGGATAATTACTGGAGATGTTGTAAGAGCAATAACTGTTCTTGTTGTATTCTGCCCATGTGCTTTAATACTTGCAACCCCTACTGCAATTATGGCAGCTATTGGTCAGGCAACAAAACATGGAGTAATCATTAAATCTGGAGAAGCACTTGAAGTTTTAGGTGGATTAAGTACCTTAATTTTTGACAAAACAGGAACTTTAACCTATGGTAAATTGGAAGTATCTGACATTATCCCTACAGAGAGTAATTTATCAAGGAAAGATTTACTGAAATTAACAGCATCATCAGAGCTTAAAAGTGAACATCCACTAGCTAAATCCATAGTCAGCTATGCCAAAGATAAAAATATTGAACTTGAAAATCCAAAAGACTTTAAAATGTATCCTGGAAAAGGTATTTTAGCTTCAACTTCATATGGTAAAATCCTTGCAGGAAATGCTGAATTTTTATCTGAAAATAATATTAAAGTAACATCTGAAATTAATACATTACTTGAAATGTTAAGGAATGAAGGTAAAGCTTCAATTATAATAGCAAAAGATTCACAAACTATTGGAATTATTGCACTTTCTGATGTTATACGAGAAGATGCTTCAAGAATTATAAATAGATTACATGACATGGAGATAAACACAGTTCTTTTAACAGGAGATCACAAAAAAACAGCAGATTACTTTGCAGACAAAGTTGGAATAAAAGAAGTTCATGGAAATCTGTTGCCTGAAGATAAGTTAAATTGGATTGAAAAACTAAAAGTAGAGAATAACAAAGTCTGCATGATAGGAGATGGGGTTAATGATGCACCAGCTCTCAAAAGAGCAGATGTAAGTATTGCAATGGGTGGTATTGGAAGTGACATAGCTATTGACAGTGCAGATATTACACTGCTTGGAGATGATATTGGTAAAATCCCATATCTCAAAAAGATATCAAATACAACACTCTTTACTATTAAGTTCAATATTGGATTATCACTTGTAATTAATGCAATAGCTATTGTATGTTCTGTTTTAGGATTATTAAATCCAGTAACAGGTGCATTAGTTCACAATGCAGGATCTTGTCTCGTTGTAATCAATGCAGCATTACTTTACGACAGAAAATTTGACAAAGATTTAAAAGAAATAAATAAAACACCAGAAAAAACAGTTAATAACGAATTAGAACATATACATATGCATTATCATGATGACAGCGAACATACTCACTCCCATGATAATGTTGAAATTTTAAATGAAATTAAAACAGAAAAAGGTATTAAACACAGCCATATTCATAAGCACAGCTATTCAAGGGCTTGTGAGAAATACCACAATATTTAA
- a CDS encoding 4Fe-4S double cluster binding domain-containing protein yields MDLTNDIRDYLLSLGACSVGFADISEITPIKGLNTGIVFYINHEAENLNTVVDGPTYAYLEGHRELNRKLDEISIKGEEYLIERGFNAYGQTTRRIVDTIKNNSAELPNKTIATLAGLGWIGKSALFITKEYGPALRLSSILTDAQLECGIPIDSSLCGECMICCDACPGDAISGKAWNSSLSRDDFYNHKKCEETAKKLSKKAFRWEDTMCGICMNICPHAQKFIKKELNK; encoded by the coding sequence ATGGATTTGACCAATGATATTAGAGATTATTTATTAAGTTTAGGTGCTTGCTCTGTAGGTTTTGCAGATATATCTGAAATAACTCCTATTAAAGGACTAAACACAGGAATTGTATTTTATATTAATCATGAAGCAGAGAATTTAAACACTGTTGTTGATGGACCTACATATGCTTATTTGGAAGGGCATAGAGAATTAAACAGAAAACTTGATGAAATATCTATTAAAGGTGAAGAATATCTTATAGAGAGAGGTTTTAATGCTTATGGGCAAACTACAAGAAGAATTGTAGACACAATAAAAAATAACTCTGCAGAACTTCCAAATAAAACAATAGCTACTCTTGCAGGACTTGGTTGGATTGGAAAATCAGCACTTTTCATAACAAAAGAGTATGGTCCTGCTTTACGTTTATCTTCTATTTTAACTGATGCTCAATTGGAATGTGGTATACCTATTGATTCATCTTTATGTGGTGAGTGTATGATCTGTTGTGATGCATGTCCTGGTGATGCAATCAGTGGAAAAGCTTGGAATTCTTCTTTATCAAGAGATGATTTTTACAATCATAAGAAATGTGAAGAAACAGCTAAAAAATTATCCAAAAAAGCTTTTAGATGGGAAGATACAATGTGTGGGATATGCATGAATATTTGTCCACATGCACAAAAATTTATTAAAAAAGAATTAAATAAATAA
- a CDS encoding sugar O-acetyltransferase has protein sequence MVELIKGPLNTKGDSSWEDAANLLWEINNLPPNQQKKKNELFKELLGEVGENTFIYTPFQCNLGFNIKFGKNCFANVNCVFLDTDTIEIGDNTMLAPGVNIFTANHPAKTTERIVPLDDDVEFNGEYDDSVDYTFTNYSEPVKIGKRCWIGANAIILPGITIGDNCVIAAGSVVTKDVPSNCTVAGVPARIISKEE, from the coding sequence ATGGTAGAGTTAATTAAAGGTCCCTTAAACACAAAAGGAGATTCAAGTTGGGAAGATGCAGCTAATCTACTATGGGAAATTAATAATCTCCCACCTAACCAACAAAAAAAGAAAAATGAACTATTTAAAGAATTGTTAGGTGAAGTTGGAGAAAATACTTTTATTTACACTCCATTTCAATGCAATTTAGGTTTTAATATTAAATTTGGTAAAAACTGCTTTGCTAATGTTAACTGTGTATTTTTAGATACAGATACCATTGAAATTGGAGACAACACCATGTTAGCTCCTGGAGTTAACATTTTCACAGCAAATCATCCTGCAAAAACCACAGAAAGAATTGTACCATTAGATGATGATGTGGAGTTTAATGGAGAATATGACGATTCCGTTGACTATACCTTTACTAATTACTCAGAGCCTGTAAAAATAGGTAAACGCTGCTGGATTGGTGCAAATGCAATAATTCTTCCAGGAATAACCATTGGAGATAACTGTGTCATTGCTGCTGGAAGTGTTGTTACAAAAGATGTCCCATCTAACTGTACTGTTGCTGGAGTTCCTGCACGTATAATTTCAAAAGAAGAATAA
- a CDS encoding aldo/keto reductase codes for MMDFGFGLMRLPIKSEDYADIDYEQVNDMVDKYIEAGYNYFDTGYGYHEGKSEIAIRECVIKRYPREDVLIADKLPLYELTKESDIEAIFNEQLERCGVDYFDYYLVHNTTDVFKPVCDYLDCFGFVRDKKEKGLVKKIGFSHHDSAELLDEILTENPDVDFVQLQINYLDWYNNESIQAKECYEVARKHDVDVIIMEAVKGGNLVNLPEEAEKKFKDYNPDASNVSWAIRFCLSLDGVICTLSGMSALEQMEENLEIVKDFKPLNDEEKTIIDEVVEIINQSIAIPCTYCNYCVEHCPNDIPISKFFELYNDAKSAIEIQPLYYIYYNNYAERGAPASDCSFCGDCVDQCTQHLDIPELLEDVVDLLEGKF; via the coding sequence ATGATGGACTTTGGATTTGGATTAATGAGATTACCAATAAAAAGTGAAGATTATGCTGATATTGACTATGAACAAGTTAATGACATGGTTGACAAATACATAGAAGCAGGATATAACTATTTCGATACTGGATATGGATATCATGAAGGGAAAAGTGAAATAGCTATTCGTGAATGTGTTATTAAAAGATATCCTAGAGAAGATGTATTAATAGCTGATAAATTACCATTATATGAATTAACTAAAGAAAGTGATATTGAAGCTATTTTTAATGAACAGTTAGAAAGATGTGGTGTAGATTATTTTGATTATTATCTTGTTCACAACACCACTGATGTATTTAAACCTGTATGTGACTATTTAGACTGTTTTGGTTTTGTACGTGATAAAAAAGAAAAAGGTTTAGTTAAAAAGATTGGATTTTCCCACCATGACAGTGCTGAGCTTTTAGATGAAATCTTAACTGAAAATCCTGATGTTGACTTTGTTCAGTTACAAATTAACTACCTTGACTGGTATAATAATGAAAGTATACAAGCAAAAGAATGCTACGAAGTTGCACGTAAACACGATGTTGATGTAATTATTATGGAAGCTGTTAAAGGAGGAAACCTTGTAAATCTTCCTGAAGAAGCAGAGAAAAAATTCAAAGATTACAATCCTGATGCATCTAATGTTTCATGGGCAATAAGATTCTGTTTAAGCCTTGATGGAGTAATTTGTACTTTAAGTGGTATGAGTGCTCTTGAACAGATGGAAGAAAACTTAGAAATTGTTAAAGATTTCAAGCCATTAAATGATGAAGAAAAAACAATCATTGACGAAGTTGTTGAAATCATTAATCAGTCAATAGCTATTCCATGTACCTACTGTAACTACTGTGTTGAACACTGCCCTAATGATATTCCAATTTCCAAGTTCTTTGAGCTTTACAATGATGCTAAAAGTGCAATTGAAATACAGCCTCTTTATTATATCTATTATAACAACTATGCAGAAAGAGGAGCACCAGCATCTGACTGCAGCTTCTGTGGAGACTGTGTAGATCAATGTACTCAACACCTTGACATTCCAGAATTATTGGAAGATGTTGTAGACTTATTGGAAGGTAAATTCTAG
- a CDS encoding flavodoxin family protein, with product MSKNILILQSSPRIGGNSDILCDEFIKGAEEADHSCEKIYLTKKDIKLCTGCLTCDETHSCVIDDDMREILEKMVNADVIVMATPVYFFTMSGQMKMLIDRTTPRFSEMKDKEFYFIFTAATPNEKHLVNVKREFKSYLNCLTNPTNKGIIYGLGVGKVGDVKEKEETLLEAYNYGKIV from the coding sequence ATGAGTAAAAACATTTTAATTCTTCAGAGTAGTCCTAGAATTGGTGGAAATTCCGATATTTTATGTGATGAATTTATTAAAGGTGCAGAAGAAGCAGATCATAGTTGTGAAAAAATATACCTAACAAAAAAAGACATTAAATTATGTACTGGCTGCCTTACCTGTGATGAAACACATAGCTGCGTAATTGATGATGATATGAGAGAAATACTTGAAAAAATGGTAAATGCAGATGTTATTGTAATGGCCACTCCAGTATACTTCTTTACAATGTCTGGACAAATGAAAATGTTAATAGATAGAACCACACCCCGTTTTTCAGAAATGAAAGATAAAGAGTTCTATTTTATATTTACTGCAGCTACACCTAATGAAAAACATTTGGTAAATGTAAAACGTGAATTTAAATCATATTTAAACTGTTTAACTAATCCTACAAACAAAGGCATAATTTATGGCCTTGGTGTTGGTAAAGTAGGAGATGTAAAAGAAAAAGAAGAAACTTTATTAGAAGCTTATAATTATGGAAAAATTGTCTAA
- a CDS encoding AAA family ATPase, with product MDKKEIKLYLENLLKNIEKFIESKLTTMGNDIKKREEYYILKNSIDLFLNDDKTNRFFIMSGIRGIGKTTILYQLYDYLKSEKHVPSRNILYLNLNRLRDLGEYEICDFFNVYKNDFGFKKDEKIVIFVDESQYLDNLNSVEKWINSDENKNIFIIFAGSNVISYELDSNSLEDTIIKMYPLNFIEYLNLNYNYTISLDVKKNLKNLILEGETGSLEEIPLNPYIKKHKDEWMNHIQYSSFPNLAQNNVLQISSTLDIKNEIIEKDLDSISSFTRLSRLLAYPLLNLLVMEDIKDLALNKLATTLNISKKNVSNLLFAFENIQILFHVEPYVSSGKSVRKAWKYFFISTQFKSAIYQISKDISTNYGEYYDSIAKNLVASALFKLKDNNYNLYYDATVDGVEFIVKSNEKIVPVDVNSNEDKLNKAIEEYDAEYGILVIDNLSNIEIKNNIIYIPLPLFSLI from the coding sequence ATGGATAAAAAGGAAATAAAGTTGTATTTAGAAAATTTACTAAAAAATATAGAAAAATTTATTGAAAGTAAATTAACAACAATGGGCAATGACATTAAGAAAAGAGAAGAGTATTATATACTTAAAAATTCAATTGATTTATTCTTAAATGATGATAAAACAAACAGATTTTTTATAATGTCTGGAATTAGGGGCATAGGGAAAACAACAATTCTCTACCAGTTATATGATTATTTAAAATCTGAAAAACATGTACCTTCAAGAAACATTTTATATTTAAATCTCAATAGACTTCGTGATTTAGGAGAATATGAAATTTGTGACTTTTTTAATGTTTATAAAAATGATTTCGGCTTTAAAAAAGATGAAAAAATAGTAATTTTCGTAGATGAATCACAATATCTTGATAATTTAAATTCTGTAGAGAAATGGATAAACTCTGATGAAAACAAAAATATTTTCATTATTTTCGCAGGATCTAATGTCATTAGCTATGAACTAGACAGCAATTCCCTTGAAGACACCATTATTAAAATGTATCCTCTTAATTTCATAGAATACCTTAATTTAAACTATAACTACACTATTTCCCTTGATGTTAAAAAGAATCTAAAAAATCTTATTTTAGAAGGTGAAACTGGTAGTTTAGAAGAAATTCCTTTAAATCCATATATTAAAAAACATAAAGATGAATGGATGAATCATATACAGTACTCTTCATTTCCTAATTTAGCTCAAAACAATGTACTTCAAATCAGTTCAACTTTAGACATTAAAAATGAGATTATTGAAAAAGACCTAGATTCCATTAGTTCATTTACAAGACTTTCAAGATTATTAGCTTATCCATTGCTTAACTTACTTGTCATGGAAGATATTAAAGATTTAGCATTAAATAAACTAGCTACTACGTTAAATATATCCAAAAAGAATGTAAGTAATTTATTATTTGCTTTTGAAAATATTCAAATTTTATTCCATGTAGAACCTTATGTTTCATCTGGTAAATCTGTAAGAAAAGCCTGGAAATACTTCTTTATTTCAACACAGTTTAAATCAGCAATTTATCAAATTTCTAAAGATATTTCAACAAATTATGGGGAGTATTATGATAGCATTGCTAAAAATTTAGTTGCATCAGCATTATTTAAATTAAAAGATAATAATTATAATCTTTATTATGATGCAACTGTAGATGGTGTTGAATTTATTGTAAAAAGCAATGAGAAGATAGTGCCTGTTGATGTTAACTCAAATGAGGATAAATTAAATAAAGCCATTGAAGAGTATGATGCTGAATATGGTATTTTAGTTATAGATAATTTATCCAATATTGAAATCAAAAACAACATCATTTATATCCCATTACCTCTTTTCTCTCTTATTTAG
- a CDS encoding CatA-like O-acetyltransferase, producing the protein MHKIDFNLEKNPFYNFQSSRYSMSARVNVKKAYEFAKNENYSFFLVTLASLLKAANDVEKLRYRIINNEVVEFESMDGITPIMDESKNSYCEMRVTNPVNFPLWHEDVKKLSKDILSEKIDGFNLPMEKRDEENIINFSCIPWVDFDSITTAVLHPRQIQPLITWGKFDKDYEMTVSITVNHIFVAGSDLAKFYKKAQYYLDNVEKLFK; encoded by the coding sequence ATGCATAAAATTGACTTTAATTTGGAAAAAAATCCATTCTATAATTTTCAATCATCAAGATATTCAATGTCTGCACGTGTTAATGTTAAAAAAGCCTATGAATTTGCTAAAAATGAAAATTATTCCTTTTTCTTAGTTACATTAGCTAGTTTATTAAAGGCAGCCAATGATGTTGAAAAATTAAGATATAGAATAATCAATAATGAAGTTGTTGAATTTGAATCAATGGATGGTATAACTCCAATAATGGATGAAAGTAAAAACAGTTACTGTGAGATGAGAGTTACAAATCCAGTTAATTTCCCATTATGGCATGAAGATGTAAAAAAATTAAGTAAAGATATATTATCTGAAAAAATAGATGGATTTAACTTGCCTATGGAAAAAAGAGATGAAGAAAATATAATAAATTTCTCATGCATTCCTTGGGTTGATTTTGACTCAATTACAACAGCAGTGCTTCATCCAAGACAAATTCAGCCTTTAATTACATGGGGAAAATTTGATAAGGATTATGAAATGACAGTATCAATAACTGTAAATCACATCTTTGTAGCAGGCTCTGATTTGGCTAAATTCTACAAAAAGGCACAATATTACTTGGATAATGTTGAAAAGTTATTTAAATAA